The following are encoded together in the Pygocentrus nattereri isolate fPygNat1 chromosome 3, fPygNat1.pri, whole genome shotgun sequence genome:
- the gbx1 gene encoding homeobox protein GBX-1: MQRPSGPGTAFSIDSLIGAPQPRPGHLLYTGYPMFMPYRPLVLPHAPLPSGIPPLAPLASFAGRLTNSFCAGLGQGVPSMVALTTALPAFSEPADGFYSSQEAAGARLSAEPPNSGRESPREELLHHRDKSAELLNFSQTFQAVAGETKLYSSDDEKLELKSAEAVCSDRDESSGGDSENESFSDGAACAPGHGGKLKSVAGGGGGAGGGPREPLPPGASAAKSRRRRTAFTSEQLLELEKEFHCKKYLSLTERSQIAHALKLSEVQVKIWFQNRRAKWKRIKAGNAGGRSGEPARNPKIVVPIPVHVNRFAVRSQHQQLEQGARP, encoded by the exons ATGCAGAGACCGAGCGGTCCGGGCACGGCGTTCTCCATCGACTCGCTGATCGGCGCTCCGCAGCCCAGGCCGGGCCACCTGCTCTACACGGGCTACCCCATGTTCATGCCCTACCGGCCGCTCGTGCTGCCACACGCGCCCCTGCCCTCGGGGATCCCGCCCTTGGCGCCGCTCGCCTCGTTCGCCGGCCGCCTCACCAACTCATTCTGCGCTGGCCTGGGTCAGGGCGTGCCCTCCATGGTGGCTCTCACCACCGCGCTGCCTGCCTTCTCGGAGCCCGCAGACGGCTTCTACTCCTCGCAGGAGGCGGCGGGAGCGCGGCTGAGCGCGGAGCCTCCCAACAGCGGCCGCGAGAGCCCTCGAGAAGAGCTGCTGCACCACCGCGACAAGAGCGCCGAGCTGCTCAACTTCAGCCAAACTTTTCAGGCCGTGGCAg GTGAGACCAAACTGTACAGCTCAGACGACGAGAAGCTGGAGCTGAAGTCGGCGGAGGCGGTGTGCAGTGACAGGGACGAAAGCTCGGGCGGCGACAGCGAGAACGAGAGCTTCTCGGACGGCGCGGCGTGCGCTCCGGGCCACGGGGGCAAGCTGAAGTCGGtcgctggaggaggaggaggagcgggAGGAGGGCCTCGCGAGCCGCTGCCTCCGGGCGCTTCGGCGGCCAAGAGCCGCCGGCGACGGACCGCCTTCACGAGCGAGCAGCTGCTTGAGCTGGAGAAGGAGTTCCACTGTAAGAAGTACCTGTCCCTCACCGAGCGCTCGCAGATCGCGCACGCGCTCAAGCTCAGCGAGGTGCAGGTGAAGATCTGGTTCCAGAACCGGCGCGCAAAGTGGAAGCGCATCAAGGCGGGAAACGCGGGCGGGCGCTCGGGCGAGCCCGCCAGGAACCCCAAAATCGTGGTGCCCATCCCGGTGCACGTGAACAGGTTCGCCGTCAGGAGTCAGCACCAGCAGCTTGAGCAGGGAGCCAGGccctga